One region of Rhodocaloribacter litoris genomic DNA includes:
- a CDS encoding CRTAC1 family protein — protein sequence MPKRTIRAGVVLFFLALLAFPLADRYLRSRTSTGAAGLRPEEALSRYGFYFEEVSAAAGIRFRHEAPVLDPKLDHIMPQVASMGAAVSVVDFDRDGWADLYVTSSRTGAENALYRNRGDGTFENVAPQVGLADVNREGTGVSMGAVWGDYDNDGYEDLFLYKWGRSELFHNDAGRAFTRVTDGSGLPAWANVNAAIWLDYDRDGHLDLFFGGYYPEDVNLWRLEHTRIMPESFEYANNGGRKYLLRGRGDGTFEDVTAAMGLLETRRWMMAVAAADLRGTGYPDLFIANDYGTDELYLNQEGKGFVAAGEATRVGFTPKSGMNVAFGDIVNNGTLSVYVTNITEPGILVQGNNLWVPEPSGKDLRYRNMAGAFNVEMGGWSYGAQFGDFNNDGWLDLFVTNGYVSADRERSYWYDFSKVAGGNRAIISDAKNWPAMEGRSLSGYQHKKLWLNTGQWWFQQVAQAVGVRETFDGRAVALADLWNRGVLDVVVAHQRGPLLVYRNTVDAGRDWVAFDLTGTASNRSAIGAAVELYWDGRRQRQEVSGGSGFCAQNQRRLHFGLGRGARIEKAVIRWPSGRVQTLTGLETGRIHRVVEPS from the coding sequence ATGCCCAAACGCACGATACGGGCCGGCGTCGTCCTCTTTTTCCTCGCCCTGCTGGCCTTCCCGCTGGCCGATCGCTACCTGCGTTCGCGCACGTCCACGGGCGCGGCCGGGCTCCGGCCGGAGGAAGCCCTGAGCCGGTACGGTTTCTACTTCGAGGAAGTCTCGGCGGCCGCCGGCATCCGCTTCCGGCACGAGGCACCGGTGCTGGATCCGAAGCTCGACCACATCATGCCCCAGGTGGCCTCGATGGGCGCCGCCGTGTCGGTCGTGGACTTCGACCGGGACGGGTGGGCAGACCTGTACGTGACCTCCAGCCGCACCGGTGCCGAAAACGCGCTCTACCGCAACCGGGGCGACGGCACCTTCGAGAACGTGGCCCCCCAGGTGGGCCTCGCAGACGTGAACCGCGAAGGCACCGGCGTCTCGATGGGCGCCGTCTGGGGCGACTACGACAACGACGGCTATGAAGACCTCTTTCTCTACAAGTGGGGACGTTCCGAGCTCTTCCACAACGACGCCGGCCGCGCCTTCACCCGCGTGACAGACGGATCCGGCCTGCCCGCCTGGGCCAACGTGAATGCCGCCATCTGGCTCGATTACGACCGGGACGGCCATCTTGACCTGTTCTTCGGCGGGTACTACCCGGAAGACGTGAACCTCTGGCGGCTCGAGCACACCCGCATCATGCCGGAAAGCTTCGAGTATGCGAACAACGGCGGCCGCAAATACCTGCTGCGCGGGCGCGGCGACGGGACGTTCGAGGACGTCACGGCAGCCATGGGCCTGCTGGAGACGCGGCGCTGGATGATGGCCGTTGCCGCCGCCGACCTGCGGGGAACCGGTTACCCCGATCTCTTCATCGCGAACGACTACGGCACGGACGAGCTCTACCTCAACCAGGAAGGGAAAGGGTTCGTGGCCGCCGGCGAGGCGACGCGCGTGGGCTTCACCCCGAAAAGCGGGATGAATGTGGCCTTCGGCGACATCGTCAACAACGGCACGCTCTCGGTCTATGTGACCAACATTACGGAACCGGGCATCCTGGTGCAGGGCAACAACCTGTGGGTGCCGGAGCCGTCGGGCAAGGACCTGCGCTACCGGAATATGGCCGGTGCCTTCAACGTCGAGATGGGGGGCTGGAGCTACGGGGCCCAGTTTGGAGACTTCAACAACGACGGCTGGCTCGATCTGTTCGTCACGAACGGTTACGTCTCGGCCGACCGCGAGCGCTCTTACTGGTATGACTTCTCCAAGGTGGCCGGTGGCAACCGGGCGATCATCTCCGACGCGAAGAACTGGCCGGCGATGGAAGGCCGGAGCCTGTCGGGCTACCAGCACAAGAAGCTCTGGCTCAACACCGGGCAGTGGTGGTTTCAACAGGTCGCGCAGGCAGTCGGTGTGCGGGAAACGTTCGACGGGCGGGCCGTCGCCCTGGCCGATCTCTGGAACCGCGGCGTGCTGGACGTCGTGGTGGCGCATCAGCGCGGCCCCCTGCTGGTCTACAGGAACACGGTGGATGCCGGGCGCGACTGGGTGGCGTTCGATCTGACCGGTACGGCCAGCAACCGAAGCGCCATCGGGGCCGCCGTAGAGCTTTACTGGGACGGCCGGCGGCAGCGCCAGGAGGTTTCGGGCGGGAGCGGCTTCTGTGCACAGAACCAGCGCCGCCTGCACTTCGGGCTCGGGCGGGGAGCCCGCATCGAGAAAGCCGTCATCCGATGGCCTTCGGGGCGGGTACAGACCCTGACCGGCCTGGAGACGGGCCGCATTCACCGGGTGGTCGAGCCGTCATGA
- the ychF gene encoding redox-regulated ATPase YchF: MPLRCGIVGLPNVGKSTLFNALSNAGAEAANYPFCTIEPNVGVVPVPDERLDRLAELAGSARVVPTTIEFVDIAGLVAGASKGEGLGNQFLAHIREVDALLHVVRCFEDENVAHVAGSIDPARDIEIIETELLLKDLESVEKRIERTARLAKSGDKKVQAELGFYERLHAHLDAGRPVRAFAVQGDDEAAWLKSLFLLSTRPVLYVANVAEDDLPGGNAHVAVVREIAAREGARVVVVSADLEAQIAELPPEERADFLAAAGLERSGLERLIRAAYDLLGLITFFTAGPKETRAWTVRRGTRAPAAAGQIHSDFERGFIRAETIKFTDYVRYGSEAKAREAGALRAEGKDYVVEDGDVILFRFNV, encoded by the coding sequence ATGCCGTTACGTTGTGGTATCGTCGGGCTGCCCAACGTGGGTAAGTCCACCCTCTTTAACGCCCTCAGCAACGCCGGGGCCGAGGCCGCCAACTATCCGTTTTGCACCATCGAGCCCAACGTGGGCGTGGTGCCCGTGCCGGATGAGCGGCTGGACCGGCTCGCCGAGCTGGCCGGCTCGGCCCGGGTCGTGCCCACCACCATCGAGTTCGTGGACATTGCCGGGCTCGTGGCCGGCGCCTCGAAGGGCGAGGGACTCGGCAACCAGTTCCTCGCACACATCCGCGAGGTCGATGCCCTCCTGCACGTCGTGCGGTGCTTCGAGGATGAAAACGTCGCCCATGTGGCCGGTTCCATCGACCCCGCCCGCGACATCGAGATCATCGAGACCGAACTGCTGCTCAAGGACCTCGAAAGCGTCGAGAAGCGCATCGAGCGGACGGCCCGGCTCGCCAAGAGCGGCGACAAAAAGGTGCAGGCCGAGCTGGGGTTCTACGAGCGCCTGCACGCCCACCTCGACGCCGGACGCCCGGTGCGCGCCTTCGCCGTGCAGGGCGACGACGAGGCGGCCTGGTTGAAATCGCTCTTTCTGCTCTCGACCCGCCCGGTGCTCTACGTGGCCAACGTGGCCGAGGACGACCTCCCCGGGGGCAACGCGCATGTGGCGGTCGTCCGTGAGATCGCGGCCCGGGAGGGCGCACGCGTCGTGGTGGTGTCGGCGGACCTGGAGGCCCAGATCGCCGAGCTGCCCCCCGAAGAGCGGGCCGACTTCCTGGCCGCCGCGGGCCTCGAACGCTCGGGCCTCGAACGCCTCATCCGGGCCGCCTACGACCTGCTCGGGCTCATCACCTTCTTCACCGCCGGCCCGAAGGAAACCCGGGCGTGGACCGTCCGCCGGGGCACCCGCGCCCCCGCCGCCGCCGGCCAGATCCATTCCGACTTCGAACGGGGCTTCATCCGCGCCGAGACGATCAAGTTCACCGACTACGTGCGCTACGGCTCCGAGGCAAAGGCCCGCGAGGCCGGCGCCCTCCGTGCCGAAGGCAAAGACTACGTCGTCGAAGACGGGGACGTGATCCTCTTCCGGTTCAACGTCTGA
- the rpmG gene encoding 50S ribosomal protein L33, protein MAKKGKDIRLKVILECTEAPGTSRYATTKNRRNTPERLELRKYNPVLRKHTLHREIK, encoded by the coding sequence ATGGCCAAGAAAGGAAAAGACATCCGGCTGAAGGTGATCCTGGAGTGCACCGAAGCCCCGGGGACCTCGCGCTATGCGACCACGAAGAACCGTCGCAACACGCCGGAACGCCTGGAACTGCGCAAGTATAACCCGGTGCTGCGCAAGCATACGTTGCACCGTGAGATCAAGTAA
- a CDS encoding ABC transporter permease, which produces MDYRFLIARRYLASPKRVSLISTITGISMAGVGLGVAALLVVLSVMNGFFDFVRDMLVSFDPHVRIVSTSERGFAHADSLRDVALSLPHVEHAAPYVEGKALLVHEGLAEVNKVVIVRGVEAATLSGVSRVVERTRLGTFDLGRHDGRPGIVVGQRLAQRLGLAVAEAGRPAGEVGLLSAPAIERLFTRVFSGPQLPRFEVRGLYELEAVYDENHVFIALDEARRLFRMGDRVSGLELRLDDLDRAGAVKAQLEARLDPERFTVLTWYDLQRSLYDVMLLEKWGASLIMALIVIVAAFSIVGSLTMVVIEKRRDVGALQAMGVSRRNIRRIFLLEGLFIGVIGTGAGLALALVLLVLQQQFGLVRLPGAGSFLIEAYPVAIRALDVVLIGLVSVALCVVASLYPARRAAAIEPARAVQLDG; this is translated from the coding sequence ATGGACTACCGTTTTCTGATAGCCCGGCGGTATCTGGCCAGCCCCAAGCGGGTGTCGCTGATCTCGACGATCACCGGCATCTCGATGGCCGGGGTGGGGCTCGGGGTGGCGGCGCTGCTGGTGGTCCTCTCCGTGATGAACGGCTTCTTCGACTTCGTGCGGGACATGCTCGTCTCCTTCGACCCGCACGTGCGGATCGTCAGCACCTCGGAGCGCGGCTTCGCCCATGCCGACTCGCTCCGGGACGTGGCGCTCTCCCTGCCCCACGTCGAGCACGCGGCGCCCTACGTCGAGGGCAAGGCGTTGCTGGTGCATGAGGGCCTGGCGGAGGTCAACAAGGTCGTCATCGTGCGGGGCGTGGAGGCGGCCACCCTGAGCGGCGTCAGCCGCGTCGTCGAGCGGACGCGCCTCGGCACGTTCGACCTGGGCCGGCACGACGGGCGCCCCGGCATCGTCGTCGGGCAACGCCTGGCGCAGCGCCTCGGCCTGGCCGTCGCCGAAGCCGGCCGGCCGGCGGGCGAGGTCGGGCTGCTCTCGGCCCCCGCCATCGAGCGACTCTTCACCCGGGTCTTCAGCGGCCCGCAGCTGCCCCGCTTCGAGGTACGCGGGCTCTACGAACTCGAAGCCGTCTACGACGAGAACCACGTCTTCATCGCCCTCGACGAGGCCCGGCGGCTCTTTCGCATGGGCGACCGCGTCTCCGGCCTCGAACTGCGCCTGGACGACCTGGACCGGGCCGGGGCCGTCAAGGCCCAGCTCGAAGCCCGCCTGGACCCCGAACGGTTCACCGTGCTGACCTGGTACGACCTGCAGCGGTCGCTCTACGACGTGATGCTGCTCGAAAAATGGGGCGCCTCGCTCATCATGGCCCTCATCGTGATCGTGGCCGCCTTCAGCATCGTCGGCTCCCTCACGATGGTTGTCATCGAGAAGCGACGGGACGTGGGGGCGCTCCAGGCGATGGGGGTCTCCCGCCGCAACATCCGCCGCATCTTCCTGCTCGAAGGCCTCTTCATCGGCGTGATCGGCACCGGGGCCGGCCTGGCGCTGGCGCTCGTCCTGCTCGTGCTTCAGCAGCAGTTCGGGCTGGTACGGCTGCCCGGGGCCGGGTCGTTTCTGATCGAGGCCTACCCGGTGGCCATCCGCGCACTCGACGTGGTCCTGATCGGGCTCGTCTCGGTCGCACTGTGCGTGGTGGCTTCCCTCTATCCGGCCCGGCGGGCGGCCGCCATCGAACCGGCCCGGGCCGTGCAACTCGACGGCTAG
- the rpmB gene encoding 50S ribosomal protein L28, translated as MARKDQLTGKGPVFGNNVSHANNKTRRRFEVNLQKKRFYIPEEKRWVTLRVSTQTLKTINKKGIKAVLDEARRQGIRL; from the coding sequence ATGGCACGCAAAGATCAGTTGACGGGCAAAGGCCCCGTTTTCGGGAACAACGTCTCGCACGCCAACAACAAGACGCGGCGCCGCTTCGAGGTGAACCTGCAGAAGAAGCGGTTCTACATTCCCGAAGAGAAACGCTGGGTGACGCTGCGCGTCTCCACGCAAACGCTCAAGACGATCAACAAGAAAGGCATCAAGGCGGTGCTCGACGAGGCCCGCCGGCAGGGGATACGCCTCTAA
- a CDS encoding RnfABCDGE type electron transport complex subunit D, whose amino-acid sequence MTRWKLRYDGRYTAPLLITSILIGGHLSFGILESYRAILLAIFTALVAEVVLSRLLRDRWPHLASAYISGISVGILIRTPLYWPFVVCSLLTITSKYVLRFRGRHLWNPSNFGICAMLFLAPHAVAPLSVQWGNNLWPMLVIWILGSVIIWRFRRFHICATYVAAFLLFAFVRTFITGDSFLAEVAPLTGPMYQLFVFFMITDPKTTVTSKPGQAVVAFAVALVETVLRLAEVVHAPFYALFIVGPVALLIEMAFAERRTRQAVSAGARA is encoded by the coding sequence ATGACACGCTGGAAGCTTCGGTACGACGGGCGCTATACCGCTCCCCTGCTGATCACCTCGATCCTGATCGGCGGGCATCTCTCCTTCGGGATCCTGGAGAGCTACCGGGCCATCCTGCTGGCCATCTTCACGGCGCTGGTGGCGGAGGTCGTGCTCTCCCGCCTGTTGCGTGATCGGTGGCCGCACCTGGCCAGCGCCTACATCTCCGGCATCAGCGTCGGGATCCTGATCCGGACACCGCTCTACTGGCCGTTCGTCGTCTGCAGCCTGCTGACGATCACGTCGAAGTATGTCCTCCGCTTTCGGGGGCGTCATCTCTGGAATCCCTCGAACTTCGGCATCTGTGCCATGCTGTTCCTGGCGCCGCATGCGGTCGCCCCGCTCAGCGTGCAGTGGGGTAACAACCTCTGGCCGATGCTCGTGATCTGGATCCTCGGCTCGGTCATCATCTGGCGCTTCCGCCGCTTCCACATCTGCGCTACCTACGTAGCGGCTTTCCTGCTCTTCGCCTTTGTGCGCACCTTCATTACGGGGGACTCCTTCCTGGCCGAGGTGGCTCCGCTGACCGGCCCCATGTACCAGCTCTTCGTCTTTTTCATGATCACCGACCCCAAAACGACGGTCACCTCGAAACCGGGACAGGCCGTCGTCGCCTTTGCGGTGGCGTTGGTCGAGACGGTGCTCCGGCTCGCGGAGGTCGTGCATGCGCCTTTCTACGCCCTGTTCATCGTGGGGCCGGTCGCGCTCTTGATCGAGATGGCGTTTGCCGAGCGCCGAACCCGTCAAGCCGTATCCGCCGGGGCACGGGCCTGA
- a CDS encoding cytochrome d ubiquinol oxidase subunit II gives MTPLLAFIVFVLAVSLALYLLLGGADFGAGILEGLTRGRDQRRLADAIAPVWEANHVWILLVIVILFVGFPSVYSTLTHYLHLPLLAALLGIVFRGAFFAFRHYDVGVDPAHRLYAWGYRISSVWTPFFLGMTLGAAFLGRIDTDPASFVDGFVAPWLNPFAAAVGLFTVVLCAYVAAVFMVGEVPARAEQAYYARLGALLLAAAVPLGGLVFWTAHLGDYPLWTRFLRTPAGLAALAAATLLLPLIALSLRRRRVWTSRVLVGLQLLAILGGFFAVEYPALVRLRDGTALTLLNAQAPPAVLAWLAAALVLGVVVVFPATGYLFWVFKHGRQAPSGDTDPA, from the coding sequence ATGACCCCGTTGCTGGCGTTCATCGTCTTCGTGCTGGCCGTCTCGCTGGCCCTCTACCTGCTGCTCGGCGGGGCCGACTTCGGGGCCGGCATCCTGGAAGGACTCACCCGCGGGCGCGACCAGCGTCGCCTGGCCGACGCCATCGCCCCCGTCTGGGAGGCCAACCACGTCTGGATCCTGCTCGTGATCGTCATCCTGTTCGTCGGCTTCCCGTCGGTCTACAGCACACTCACGCACTACCTGCACCTGCCGTTGCTGGCGGCGCTGCTCGGCATCGTCTTCCGGGGCGCGTTCTTCGCCTTCCGGCACTACGATGTGGGGGTGGACCCGGCACACCGGCTCTACGCCTGGGGCTACCGGATCTCGAGCGTGTGGACGCCCTTCTTCCTGGGGATGACGCTCGGCGCGGCGTTCCTCGGCCGCATCGACACGGATCCGGCCTCGTTCGTCGACGGTTTCGTGGCGCCCTGGCTGAACCCGTTTGCGGCGGCGGTGGGGCTCTTCACCGTGGTGCTGTGCGCCTACGTGGCGGCGGTGTTCATGGTGGGCGAGGTGCCCGCACGGGCCGAGCAGGCCTACTACGCCCGCCTGGGCGCGCTGCTGCTGGCCGCCGCCGTGCCCCTCGGCGGCCTCGTCTTCTGGACGGCCCACCTGGGCGACTACCCGCTCTGGACACGGTTCCTCCGGACTCCCGCCGGCCTGGCGGCCCTGGCCGCCGCCACGCTGCTGCTGCCGCTGATCGCGCTCAGCCTGCGCCGCCGCCGGGTGTGGACGAGCCGCGTGCTGGTGGGGCTCCAGCTCCTGGCCATCCTGGGCGGCTTCTTCGCCGTGGAGTACCCCGCGCTCGTCCGCCTGCGCGACGGCACGGCGCTGACCCTTCTCAACGCACAGGCCCCGCCGGCCGTGCTCGCGTGGCTGGCCGCTGCGCTGGTGCTCGGCGTCGTCGTGGTCTTCCCCGCCACCGGCTACCTGTTCTGGGTCTTCAAACACGGCCGGCAGGCCCCCTCCGGAGACACCGACCCGGCCTGA
- a CDS encoding metallophosphoesterase family protein: protein MGLIAIGDIHGCAHTLDLLLERLAPTSDDHLVFIGDYVDRGPDARGVIDRLLALRETHSCTFLRGNHEALMLDYLEHGAYDLWRVNGGDATLESYLDRGRLHIPDEHEAFVRDTELYLETPSFFFVHAGLKPELSIAENLARHDETVFLWERGHLKAQQPAWEKPVVCGHTPLPEPLDRPLLICIDTGCVYHTHPRLGRLTAVRLPERAFVSVPYVG, encoded by the coding sequence ATGGGCCTGATCGCTATCGGAGACATACACGGGTGTGCCCACACCCTCGACCTGCTGCTGGAACGCCTGGCCCCCACCTCCGACGACCACCTGGTCTTCATCGGGGACTACGTCGACCGTGGACCGGATGCGCGCGGCGTCATCGACCGGCTGCTGGCCCTTCGGGAAACCCACTCCTGCACGTTCCTGCGCGGAAACCACGAGGCCCTCATGCTGGACTATCTGGAGCACGGGGCGTATGACCTCTGGCGGGTCAACGGCGGCGACGCCACGCTCGAGAGCTACCTGGACCGGGGCCGGCTGCACATCCCGGACGAACACGAGGCCTTCGTGCGCGACACCGAGCTCTACCTGGAAACCCCGTCGTTCTTCTTCGTCCACGCCGGCCTGAAACCGGAACTCAGCATCGCCGAGAACCTGGCGCGCCACGACGAAACGGTGTTCCTCTGGGAACGTGGCCATCTGAAGGCGCAGCAGCCGGCCTGGGAGAAACCCGTCGTCTGCGGTCACACGCCCCTCCCCGAACCGCTCGACCGGCCCCTTTTGATCTGCATCGACACCGGTTGCGTCTACCACACCCACCCGCGCCTTGGCCGCCTGACCGCGGTGCGCCTGCCGGAGCGTGCCTTCGTCAGCGTGCCCTACGTGGGATGA
- a CDS encoding DUF4295 family protein: protein MAKKVNKNQRTDRIKNSVKNRMAKVVVAVKKENGQYTFRQKMVPIDEVKAELQAAQA from the coding sequence ATGGCAAAGAAGGTCAACAAGAACCAGCGTACGGACCGGATCAAGAATTCGGTCAAGAACCGCATGGCGAAGGTGGTGGTGGCCGTCAAGAAGGAGAACGGGCAGTACACCTTCCGGCAGAAGATGGTGCCGATCGACGAGGTGAAGGCCGAGTTGCAGGCGGCCCAGGCCTGA
- a CDS encoding PhzF family phenazine biosynthesis protein, whose translation MHRRFQQIDVFGAEPFSGNPLAVVLDGTGLSDEAMQRFARWMNLSETTFILPPASPEADYAVRIFTPACELPFAGHPTLGTCHAWLAGGGRPRRADRIVQECRAGLVPIRRTDQGLAFAAPPLRRTGPVDEAFLEHLAAILRLHRSDLVDARWVDNGPGWVGVLLEDAERVLALEPDFGRSTDRLYLGVVGPYPPGSPCAFEVRAFFGEEPGIMREDPVTGSLNASLAQWLLDTGRARAPYVASQGTRLGCRGRVRIERDAEGTVWVGGATTTFIRGELAL comes from the coding sequence ATGCACCGGCGCTTTCAACAGATCGACGTTTTCGGAGCCGAACCGTTTTCCGGTAACCCGCTCGCCGTCGTCCTGGACGGGACGGGGCTCTCGGACGAGGCGATGCAACGCTTCGCGCGCTGGATGAACCTGTCCGAAACCACGTTCATCCTCCCGCCCGCCTCACCGGAGGCGGACTACGCGGTGCGCATCTTCACGCCCGCCTGCGAGCTCCCCTTTGCCGGTCACCCCACGCTCGGCACCTGCCATGCCTGGCTGGCCGGCGGCGGGAGGCCGCGCCGGGCGGACCGGATCGTGCAGGAATGCCGGGCCGGCCTCGTGCCGATCCGGCGCACCGACCAGGGACTGGCCTTTGCCGCACCGCCACTCCGGCGCACGGGACCGGTGGACGAAGCTTTCCTTGAACACCTGGCGGCGATCCTCCGGCTCCACCGATCCGACCTCGTCGATGCCCGGTGGGTCGACAACGGCCCCGGGTGGGTGGGGGTGCTGCTGGAAGATGCGGAGCGGGTGCTTGCGCTGGAGCCCGACTTCGGCCGGTCTACGGACCGGCTCTACCTGGGCGTCGTGGGGCCTTACCCGCCGGGCTCACCGTGTGCCTTCGAGGTGCGGGCGTTCTTCGGCGAGGAGCCGGGCATCATGCGGGAAGACCCGGTCACCGGAAGCCTCAACGCTTCGCTGGCGCAGTGGCTCCTCGACACCGGCCGGGCCCGGGCGCCGTACGTGGCAAGCCAGGGGACGCGGCTCGGCTGCCGCGGCCGTGTACGGATCGAACGGGATGCGGAGGGCACCGTCTGGGTCGGCGGGGCCACCACCACGTTCATCCGGGGCGAGCTCGCACTTTGA
- a CDS encoding cytochrome ubiquinol oxidase subunit I, with product MEPLDPLLAARWQMALSLGFHIVFACIGMVMPFFMAAAHRRWLRTGEVVYRELARRWAYGVAIFFAVGAVSGTVLSFELGMLWPRFMEIAGPIFGLPFALEGTAFFLEAIALGLYLYGWDRLPPRVHWAAGVVVGIAGVFSGIFVVAANAWMNSPAGFAWVDGQATDIDPVAAMFNAAWPWQALHMTLAAFVATGFAVAGLHAVLLLRRPGHPLHRAALRIALPFAVVAAFLQPVSGDLSARDVARRQPEKLAAMEALFETQARAPLLIGGLPDVETREVRYALELPGLLSFLAFGDVDAEVQGLDAFPRELWPPVVVTHLAFQVMIGIGFFLMGVALLYLWARWKRPAWLDHPRFLRLLGLTMPLGFVAVEAGWIVTEVGRQPWIIYQILLTRDAVTTMPGIWVSLGIVVLVYVLLTAFLVWLMRRQIRALHARPVSDFVTPPSVS from the coding sequence ATGGAACCGCTCGATCCCCTTCTGGCGGCCCGGTGGCAGATGGCGCTGTCGCTGGGCTTCCACATCGTCTTCGCCTGCATCGGGATGGTGATGCCCTTCTTCATGGCGGCGGCGCACCGGCGGTGGCTCCGCACGGGGGAGGTCGTCTACCGCGAGCTGGCGCGGCGCTGGGCCTACGGGGTCGCCATCTTCTTCGCCGTCGGGGCCGTTTCCGGGACGGTGCTCTCGTTCGAGCTGGGGATGCTCTGGCCCCGGTTCATGGAAATCGCCGGTCCCATCTTCGGGCTGCCGTTCGCCCTCGAAGGCACGGCCTTCTTCCTGGAGGCGATCGCGCTGGGGCTGTACCTCTACGGCTGGGACCGCCTCCCGCCGCGGGTGCACTGGGCGGCGGGCGTCGTCGTGGGCATCGCCGGGGTGTTCTCGGGGATCTTCGTCGTGGCGGCCAACGCCTGGATGAACAGCCCGGCGGGCTTTGCCTGGGTCGACGGGCAGGCCACGGACATCGACCCGGTGGCGGCCATGTTCAACGCGGCGTGGCCGTGGCAGGCGCTGCACATGACGCTGGCGGCCTTCGTGGCGACCGGCTTCGCGGTGGCGGGGCTGCACGCGGTGCTGCTGCTCCGCCGTCCGGGGCACCCGCTGCACCGCGCCGCCCTGCGCATCGCCCTGCCCTTCGCCGTGGTGGCCGCCTTCCTGCAGCCCGTCAGCGGCGACCTCTCGGCCAGAGACGTGGCGCGGCGGCAGCCCGAGAAGCTGGCGGCCATGGAGGCGCTCTTCGAGACGCAGGCCCGCGCCCCGCTGCTCATCGGCGGGCTGCCGGACGTGGAGACGCGGGAGGTGCGCTACGCCCTCGAACTGCCCGGCCTGCTGAGCTTCCTCGCCTTCGGCGACGTGGACGCCGAGGTGCAGGGGCTGGACGCCTTCCCGCGTGAGCTGTGGCCGCCGGTGGTCGTCACCCACCTGGCCTTCCAGGTGATGATCGGCATCGGCTTCTTCCTGATGGGCGTGGCGCTGCTCTACCTGTGGGCCCGCTGGAAGCGCCCCGCCTGGCTGGACCACCCCCGCTTCCTTCGGCTCCTGGGGCTGACCATGCCGCTGGGCTTCGTGGCCGTCGAGGCCGGGTGGATCGTGACCGAGGTGGGCCGGCAGCCGTGGATCATCTACCAGATCCTGCTCACGCGGGATGCCGTGACCACCATGCCGGGCATCTGGGTCTCACTCGGGATTGTGGTCCTCGTCTACGTCCTGCTGACCGCGTTCCTCGTCTGGCTCATGCGGCGGCAGATTCGCGCCCTGCACGCCCGCCCCGTTTCGGACTTCGTCACCCCTCCATCGGTGTCATGA
- a CDS encoding carboxymuconolactone decarboxylase family protein: MAHVSLPEGLPGIVGLLEQFPGTGRHLRALAQELLRGPSSLSPGERELIAAYVSSENDCFFCMHSHGAAARHLLGDRAGVVEQVRADFEGADVSEKLKALLRIAKKVQLGGRQVTAEDVARARAEGATDEELHHTVLIAAAFCMYNRYVDGLATWTPEDPGLYDQQGARLAAQGYL, encoded by the coding sequence ATGGCACACGTATCTCTCCCGGAGGGGCTGCCCGGCATCGTGGGGCTGCTCGAGCAATTTCCCGGAACGGGCCGGCACCTGCGGGCGCTGGCCCAGGAGCTTCTCCGGGGACCCTCCTCGCTTTCCCCGGGCGAGCGGGAGCTCATCGCCGCATACGTTTCCTCGGAGAACGATTGCTTTTTCTGCATGCATTCGCACGGTGCGGCGGCCCGGCATCTGCTCGGCGACCGGGCCGGGGTGGTGGAACAGGTTCGGGCGGACTTCGAGGGGGCCGATGTCAGCGAGAAGCTCAAGGCGCTCCTGCGCATTGCCAAGAAGGTACAGCTCGGCGGGCGGCAGGTGACGGCGGAGGACGTCGCACGGGCCCGGGCCGAAGGCGCCACGGACGAAGAGCTCCACCACACGGTCCTGATCGCGGCGGCCTTCTGCATGTACAACCGGTACGTCGACGGGCTGGCGACCTGGACGCCCGAGGACCCGGGCCTGTACGACCAGCAGGGGGCCCGCCTGGCCGCCCAGGGGTACCTCTGA